In Sorghum bicolor cultivar BTx623 chromosome 10, Sorghum_bicolor_NCBIv3, whole genome shotgun sequence, one genomic interval encodes:
- the LOC8082435 gene encoding MLO-like protein 13 — protein sequence MGEEEAAAAKLAFTPTWVLAIVCLVIVSISLAAERFLHYLGKCLKHKKQKALFSALQRLKEELMLLGFISFVLSLSQGFITSICIPETSTGIMLPCKRDNHIVAEGAKICKKKGDVPLLSLEALHQLHIFIFVLGLVHVVFCAATILFGGAKMRKWKHWETEIHREVQKKLQQANSEGKGTPSSIVVLHRSHQDEFVRERAKGSWMKLAVVSWITAFLKQFHDSVSKSDYEALRSAFIVMHYPQKPDFDFHKYMIRAVEHEFKRVVGISWYLWLFVIVFLLLNINGWHTYFWLAFLPLFLLLIVGAKLEHIITRLAQEAAASLSKDTEEAPKIKPSKGHFWFHKPELVLHMIHFILFQNSFEIGFFFWVLVSEGFGSCMIEQKPYAISRLVIGVIIEVICSYITLPLYTIVTNMTGEIKLHGLGSGVHESVHGWLAVRKKPFSKRTSGGPDADFGGDVEATRLASKDLSGSSSNKLMASVPPFLDEIVTVDDVVVATTSVVGQGP from the exons atgggggaggaggaggcggcagcGGCGAAGCTCGCGTTCACGCCCACATGGGTGCTGGCCATCGTATGCCTCGTCATCGTCTCCATCTCCCTCGCCGCCGAGCGCTTCCTCCACTACCTCGGCAAG TGTCTGAAGCATAAGAAGCAGAAAGCACTGTTTTCAGCTCTACAGAGACTAAAAGAAG AGCTAATGCTTCTCGGATTCATTTCTTTTGTCCTGAGTCTCTCCCAAGGTTTCATTACTAGCATTTGCATTCCAGAAACTTCTACTGGCATCATGCTTCCATGCAAGAGAGACAACCACATAGTTGCAGAAGGTGCCAAAATTTGCAAGAAAAAG GGTGATGTTCCCTTGCTATCATTGGAGGCATTACATCAGCTGCACATTTTCATATTTGTACTTGGTTTAGTCCATGTTGTATTCTGCGCTGCAACAATATTATTTGGTGGGGCCAAG ATGAGAAAGTGGAAGCATTGGGAAACAGAAATTCACAGAGAAGTACAGAAGAAAT TACAGCAAGCAAACAGTGAAGGAAAAGGCACACCATCGAGTATTGTTGTGCTACATCGAAGCCATCAAGATGAATTTGTCCGTGAGCGGGCAAAGGGATCTTGGATGAAACTGGCTGTTGTAAGCTGGATA ACTGCATTCTTGAAGCAATTTCACGATTCTGTGAGTAAATCAGATTATGAAGCACTTAGATCAGCTTTTATCGTG ATGCACTACCCGCAGAAACCAGATTTTGATTTCCACAAATACATGATTCGCGCTGTCGAACATGAGTTTAAAAGAGTTGTTGGTATCAG CTGGTATCTGTGGCTTTTTGTCATCGTCTTCCTGTTGCTGAATATAAATG GATGGCACACATACTTCTGGTTAGCTTTCTTGCCTCTATTT CTCTTACTTATTGTTGGTGCCAAACTAGAGCACATTATCACTCGGTTGGCTCAAGAGGCAGCGGCATCATTATCAAAAGATACAGAGGAAGCTCCAAAAATAAAGCCATCCAAGGGCCATTTCTGGTTCCACAAGCCTGAACTAGTCCTTCATATGATCCATTTCATCCTGTTCCAGAATTCGTTCGAGATTGGTTTTTTCTTCTGGGTTCTG GTATCAGAAGGGTTCGGTTCGTGCATGATTGAACAGAAGCCTTATGCCATTTCCAGACTTGTTATCGG GGTGATCATCGAAGTCATCTGCAGCTATATCACGCTGCCACTATACACCATCGTCACCAAT ATGACCGGAGAGATCAAGCTGCATGGTTTAGGCTCCGGCGTGCACGAGAGTGTCCACGGCTGGCTCGCCGTGAGGAAGAAACCCTTCTCGAAGAGGACCAGCGGTGGCCCCGACGCTGATTTCGGCGGGGACGTCGAGGCAACCCGCCTGGCGTCCAAGGATCTGTCGGGGAGCTCGAGCAACAAGCTGATGGCGTCGGTGCCTCCCTTTCTGGACGAGATCGTCACCGTGGATGACGTTGTGGTGGCTACGACATCCGTAGTAGGCCAAGGACCataa
- the LOC8082436 gene encoding aspartyl protease family protein At5g10770, whose product MAAPCSCHGCWLLLLLLLLLAAAGALGAEGASLVIVQLDAESLLPSAAAASCHTPEQRPEAGTATRMPIVHQHGPCSPLADDKHGKKAPSHTEILVADQRRVEYIHRRVSETTGRVRRQKHSAPVVELRPGTPSSTRSSSSSLSSSATSTNLPAKSGLSLNTGNYVVPIRLGTPAARFTVVFDTGSDTTWVQCQPCVAYCYQQKEPLFTPTKSATYANISCTSSYCSDLDTRGCSGGHCLYAVQYGDGSYTVGFYAQDTLTLGYDTVKDFRFGCGEKNRGLFGKAAGLMGLGRGKTSVPVQAYDKYSGVFAYCIPATSSGTGFLDFGPGAPAAANARLTPMLVDNGPTFYYVGMTGIKVGGHLLSIPATVFSDAGALVDSGTVITRLPPSAYEPLRSAFAKGMEGLGYKTAPAFSILDTCYDLTGYQGSIALPAVSLVFQGGACLDVDASGILYVADVSQACLAFAANDDDTDMTIVGNTQQKTYSVLYDLGKKVVGFAPGAC is encoded by the exons ATGGCTGCTCCCTGCAGCTGCCATGGCTGctggctgctcctcctgctgctgctgctgcttgctgctgcGGGTGCTCTTGGTGCAGAGGGCGCCTCCCTTGTGATCGTGCAGCTGGACGCGGAGTCCCTGCTCCCTTCCGCAGCAGCCGCGTCTTGCCACACGCCAG AGCAAAGACCTGAGGCCGGGACGGCCACGAGGATGCCCATCGTGCACCAGCACGGCCCGTGCTCGCCGCTGGCCGACGACAAGCACGGGAAGAAGGCGCCGTCCCACACGGAGATCCTCGTCGCGGACCAGCGCCGCGTCGAGTACATCCACCGCCGCGTGTCCGAGACCACCGGGCGGGTGAGACGGCAGAAGCACAGCGCCCCAGTCGTGGAGCTCCGGCCCGGCACGCCGTCGTCGACCCGctcttcgtcgtcgtcgctgtcgtccTCGGCCACGTCTACGAACCTGCCGGCGAAGTCCGGGCTCTCGCTGAACACGGGCAACTACGTGGTGCCCATCCGCCTCGGCACGCCGGCGGCGCGGTTCACGGTGGTGTTCGACACCGGCAGCGACACGACGTGGGTGCAGTGCCAGCCGTGCGTGGCCTACTGCTACCAGCAGAAGGAGCCTCTCTTCACCCCGACCAAGTCGGCCACCTACGCCAACATCTCCTGCACGTCGTCCTACTGCTCCGACCTCGACACCAGAGGCTGCTCCGGCGGCCACTGCCTGTACGCCGTCCAGTACGGCGACGGCTCCTACACCGTCGGCTTCTACGCCCAAGACACGCTCACCCTGGGCTACGACACCGTCAAGGACTTCCGGTTCGGGTGCGGCGAGAAGAACCGCGGGCTGTTCGGGAAAGCGGCGGGGCTGATGGGTCTCGGCCGCGGGAAGACGTCGGTGCCGGTGCAGGCGTACGACAAGTACAGCGGCGTGTTCGCGTACTGCATCCCGGCGACGTCGTCAGGGACGGGGTTCCTGGACTTCGGGCCgggcgcgccggcggcggcgaacgCGCGGCTGACGCCGATGCTGGTGGACAACGGGCCGACGTTCTACTACGTGGGGATGACGGGCATCAAGGTGGGCGGGCACCTGCTGTCCATCCCGGCCACCGTCTTCTCCGACGCCGGCGCGCTGGTGGACTCCGGCACGGTGATCACGCGGCTGCCGCCGTCGGCGTACGAGCCGCTGCGGTCGGCGTTCGCCAAGGGCATGGAGGGCCTGGGGTACAAGACGGCGCCGGCGTTCTCGATCCTGGACACCTGCTACGACCTGACGGGGTACCAGGGGAGCATCGCGCTGCCCGCGGTGTCGCTGGTGTTCCAGGGCGGCGCGTGCCTGGACGTGGACGCGTCGGGGATCCTGTACGTGGCGGACGTGTCGCAGGCGTGCCTGGCGTTCGCGGCCAACGACGACGACACCGACATGACCATCGTCGGGAACACGCAGCAGAAGACGTACAGCGTGCTCTACGACCTCGGCAAGAAGGTCGTCGGCTTCGCCCCGGGAGCTTGCTGA
- the LOC8082437 gene encoding 65-kDa microtubule-associated protein 1, with amino-acid sequence MGVAGHNDPLLGETTCGSLLQQLQLIWDEVGESDDDRDKMLLQLEQECLDVYRRKVDQASSFRSRLLQQLDNSKLELTRLLSALGESSISGIPDKTSGTIKEQLAAMSPSLEILCRKRESRVKEFADVQLQIQILRDEIAGNLHVSEHLETPHVNEDDLSVRKLNEYLSELQALQKEKSTRLHKILESVSSVHDLCSVLGMDFVGTVTKVHPSLDDSVSVQSKSISDETISKLSKMVIVLQEEKSKRFAKIQAIASQLSDLWNLMDAPVEERQPFHHVTCNMSSTLDDVTVPGALALDVIQQAELEVERLDELKASRMKDIAFKKQTELEDIYARAHVAIDSSAARDRIMSIIESSSFEPSELLADMENQILKANEESLSRKDILERVDRWMSACEEESWLEDYSRDDNRYSATRGAHLNLKRAEKARVLVNKIPAIVDTLVAKTRAWEQEHGAAFTYDGVPLLAMLDEYKILRQEKEDEKRRMRDQKKMNDQLAAEQEKLFGSKPSPARPQSSSRKVAGARISGVGGAANGTPVRRLSALQSGGRTVSRDGRRDASRPVAPVNYVAIAKEDAVSQASSN; translated from the exons ATGGGAGTGGCAGGTCACAATGATCCATTGTTAGGTGAAACGACATGTGGGTCTTTGCTGCAGCAACTTCAG CTGATATGGGATGAGGTTGGTGAAAGCGATGACGACCGTGACAAGATGTTACTTCAGCTAGAGCAGGAGTGCTTGGATGTTTATAGGAGAAAGGTTGATCAGGCTTCTAGCTTCAGGTCACGTCTCCTCCAACAGCTAGACAACTCCAAATTGGAGCTGACTAGACTCCTTTCTGCTTTAGGAGAGTCGTCAATTTCTGGCATT CCTGACAAGACATCTGGTACAATCAAAGAGCAACTAGCAGCTATGTCACCATCTTTAGAAATACTCTGCAGGAAAAGAGAGAGTAGGGTGAAAGAGTTCGCTGATGTGCAACTTCAGATTCAGATACTGCGTGATGAAATCGCTGGGAATCTACATGTTAGTGAACACTTGGAAACACCCCATGTTAATGAGGATGATCTTTCAGTGAGGAAATTAAATGAATATCTTTCTGAACTACAAGccctgcaaaaggaaaag AGTACTAGGCTCCACAAGATTCTTGAATCTGTGAGTTCAGTGCACGATCTCTGTTCTGTACTTGGCATGGATTTTGTGGGCACTGTTACTAAAGTTCATCCAAGTCTTGATGACTCTGTTAGTGTTCAATCAAAGAGCATCAGTGATGAAACAATATCCAAGCTGTCTAAAATGGTGATTGTACTTCAAGAAGAAAAATCAAAGAGGTTTGCAAAG ATTCAAGCCATAGCTTCCCAGTTGTCGGATCTTTGGAACTTAATGGATGCTCCTGTGGAGGAACGGCAACCTTTTCATCATGTCACATGCAATATGTCCTCAACATTGGATGATGTGACTGTTCCAGGAGCCCTGGCTCTTGATGTAATTCAGCAG GCTGAACTTGAAGTTGAAAGGCTTGATGAGCTAAAAGCTAGTAGGATGAAGGATATTGCATTCAAGAAACAGACTGAACTTGAAGATATATATGCTCGGGCTCATGTTGCAATAGACTCCAGCGCTGCAAGAGATAGAATAATGTCTATCATTGAGTCTAGTAGTTTTGAGCCTTCAGAACTACTGGCTGATATGGAGAACCAGATACTTAAAGCAAATGAGGAGTCCTTAAGCAGAAAGGACATACTGGAGAGGGTTGATAGGTGGATGTCAGCATGTGAAGAAGAAAGCTGGCTTGAAGACTATAGCCGG GATGATAACAGGTACAGTGCAACTCGGGGTGCACATCTGAATCTGAAGCGTGCAGAGAAGGCCCGTGTTTTGGTCAATAAAATTCCAG CTATTGTTGACACACTGGTTGCAAAGACCCGGGCATGGGAACAAGAGCATGGCGCGGCGTTCACCTATGATGGCGTTCCTCTTCTTGCAATGCTGGATGAATACAAAATCCTGAGGCAGGAGAAGGAAGACGAGAAGCGAAGAATGAGG GACCAGAAAAAGATGAATGATCAGCTGGCCGCCGAACAGGAGAAGCTGTTCGGGTCAAAGCCGAGCCCCGCGCGGCCCCAGTCGTCTTCAAGGAAGGTGGCTGGCGCTCGGATCAGTGGTGTCGGTGGTGCGGCCAATGGCACACCAGTTCGCCGGCTATCGGCCCTCCAGAGCGGCGGCAGGACCGTGAGCCGGGATGGCAGGAGGGATGCCAGCAGACCTGTGGCCCCGGTGAACTACGTCGCCATCGCCAAGGAAGATGCGGTCTCGCAGGCGTCCAGCAACTGA
- the LOC8082438 gene encoding uncharacterized protein LOC8082438, protein MGLAGGIVRKVFSKSPCSSAGTGSRAHSSQEKGSAADHRRRWSSLRLYLCGEEMNAAAEEEEDDGDGETVSVKSFETCCVMPPEEAHVVGPVVAHRPMSDAHDTVVDDQSRVTGDEQSHGHGVVVVPARDEDEEAAATMIQSAFRGFMTRRQLQEVRTRQERGETGGAHDQEPSRSPTWASVATSVLVQVGESLSNLRLSEESASVQQQQQRSSQRSRPPPAPAPAFRVKEEWDDSTVSSNVSRMRIQSRIEATTRRERALAYAFSQQLRSCGGGGGGSKKRSARAEQGEFNVGWSWLERWMATRQAEPAADDCMSRNADTGSVATAAGHPHRRVVVVRRRNNDLAVEEKESCGSNDVSVVSFDGSSSLGAGGARSGGLSCHKPPGSSKSRLKGGRSLPRRKQVASSEHHRFQARSHKVSKKVHQRVEQEPHRDRLDAGGFEPPTDY, encoded by the exons ATGGGTCTCGCCGGCGGCATTGTCCGGAAGGTCTTCTCCAAGAGCCCTTGCTCGTCCGCCGGCACCGGCAGCCGTGCCCACAGT TCGCAGGAGAAAGGGTCAGCTGCTGATCACAGGAGGAGATGGAGCTCGCTACGGCTGTACCTCTGCGGCGAGGAGATGAACGCGGCcgcagaggaggaggaagacgacggcgacggcgagacgGTGTCCGTCAAGAGCTTCGAGACCTGCTGCGTGATGCCGCCGGAGGAGGCGCACGTCGTCGGCCCGGTGGTGGCTCATCGTCCGATGAGTGACGCACACGACACCGTCGTCGACGATCAAAGCAGGGTAACTGGTGACGAGCAGAGTCACGGCCacggcgtcgtcgtcgtgccGGCCAGGGACGAAGACGAAGAGGCAGCGGCAACGATGATCCAGTCTGCGTTCAGAGGCTTCATG ACGAGGAGGCAGCTGCAGGAGGTGAGGACGCGCCAAGAGCGAGGAGAAACGGGCGGCGCCCATGACCAAGAGCCCAGCAGGAGCCCCACCTGGGCGTCCGTCGCGACGTCGGTGCTGGTCCAGGTAGGCGAGTCGCTGAGCAACCTCCGGCTCAGCGAGGAGAGCGCGtcggtgcagcagcagcagcagcggtccAGCCAGAGGTCgcgcccgccgccggcgccggcgccagcgTTCCGAGTCAAGGAGGAGTGGGACGACAGCACGGTGAGCTCGAACGTGTCCAGGATGCGGATCCAGAGCAGGATCGAGGCGACGACGCGGCGGGAGAGAGCCCTCGCCTACGCATTCTCGCAGCAGCTTCggagctgcggcggcggcggcggcggcagtaaGAAGCGGTCGGCGCGGGCGGAGCAGGGGGAGTTCAACGTGGGGTGGAGCTGGCTGGAGCGGTGGATGGCGACGCGGCAGGCGGAGCCCGCGGCGGACGACTGCATGAGCCGGAACGCGGACACGGGCTCCGTGGCCACGGCGGCCGGGCACCCGCACCGGCGGGTGGTGGTCGTCAGGAGGCGGAACAACGACCTCGCCGTCGAGGAGAAGGAGAGCTGCGGCTCCAACGACGTCTCCGTCGTCAGCTTCGACGGCTCCTCCAGCCTCGGTGCCGGTGGCGCCCGCAGCGGCGGGCTCAGCTGCCATAAGCCGCCGGGCAGCAGCAAGAGCCGGCTCAAGGGCGGCCGGAGCTTGCCGCGCCGGAAGCAGGTGGCGTCGTCGGAGCACCACCGCTTCCAGGCAAGATCACACAAG GTGAGCAAGAAGGTGCACCAGCGAGTGGAGCAGGAGCCGCACAGGGACCGACTCGACGCCGGCGGCTTCGAACCTCCCACGGATTACTGA